A region of the Triplophysa rosa linkage group LG5, Trosa_1v2, whole genome shotgun sequence genome:
CAGTAAGCAGTGGAAGCTgatgacacagagagagaaggaCATGTTCCAGAAACGATGTGAACAGGTCTGTCTGCCCAATCAGAATCAAAACGATCAATCAGTAATGATCCAGTAATGACTCTCTataaataatcattataattCTGTTTCATCAGAAAAAGAAACAGTATGAGATTGACCTTCAAAGGTTTATTGAGGTAAGGATGTCCTGCCCACACTGAGTCTGTCAAGCCATCTTACAAGAGTCTTTGCTTATTTGAACTCTTTGCCTCGATCTCTGTGTTTCTGCAGAGTCTTCCGGAAGAGGAGAGGGACCGTGTGTTGTCAGAGGAGAAGCTTGGCGGCAACAAGCTGAACCTAGCGGGTGTCGGCAGCCCCCTGAGGGCTAAATCCCCATCTGTGAAGGTGGGCATGTGCGCAATGTTTATACACTCGCATGCTGTTTTGCTCTTGAGCTATGTCTTGAGTTATCATGTTGTTGTGTAGGATCGGTGTCGTGACCCTGAGCTGGATCAGTGGATGCTCGCAAAAGACAAGCGAGACGGTAAAAAGAAACCACGGCTTCCTGAAACTCCCAAGACTCCTGAGGAGATGTGGCAGCAGAGCGTGATAGGAGACTATCTGGCTAAATACAGGGTAAGCATAACATGTTGCGATGTTcttttatatacaataaaacacgCGGTGACTAAACAGGACAATGATTAGATGATTTATTTAGTCTCTTGAAATCAAAAAGTGTGAACGCTGGCTTTAGACACTAAAGAAAGGGCTCTGTTTGAGCATCCTGACCAACCACATTGAATTTTATCTTTGTTTTGAATATGTTAATGAAAACCTACTGTCTGTGCTTGATTTGTGATTTTGGAGATAAAGTTCATCCtccaaaaatgtgaaaaagttcCTCATCACTTTTAGAAacgaaatgtgttcattttagcaaaagcacttatccaaagcgatttatgAAAGGGGAACATCCCAAGCAGTTTTAACGTTGATAGACTTATGTTCTTTGCAGAATGACAGGAAAAAAGCGCAAAACGCAATGGAAGCTGCCTGGAAGGCCAtggaaaagaaagagaagattcCTTGGATCAAGAAGGCTGCTGAGGACCAGAAGCGATACGAGGTTCAGTACCGGACCGTGGTCAGTGACCAGACATTTGACCACTGTCTTCTCACCTGTGCACCTTCTCACTTTCCTCCTCTCTAGAGTAGAGGTGGGGGGGTTTGCAATGAATGCACTTGTATCTCAAACTGTGTTCACTGAAAATGTGACTCGCCATCAATACAGCCATTCTTGCATAATCTTATGCATCATCTAcgtatatgtacagtacatcatTATTGTCTTATATCTTGTTGCTTGTAGGAGCAATACTTCTTTTTGCTCATGACCCTTTTTCCCCCTTTTTGTCCTGCAGAGAGAGCTGTTAGAGACAAGAACCGTTCTGCCAGGACAAGGCCAAAGAAAGCCAAAATTCGACGGAGAGCCCAAGAAGCCCCCTGTGTGAGTGTTGTGTGTTTAGTTTTCACTTCCTCAACGCTTCCCGCAACAAAATACAGTGAATCTGTTCTCTGTTTCTCTCGTCATTTCGACCTCAGGAGTGGCTATCAGATGTTCTCTCAGGAACTCCTGACCAGTGGCGAGCTGAATCACTTCAGCCTGAAGGAGCGCATGGTGGAGATCGGCAAACGGTGGCACAAGCTCAATCAGAGTCAGAAGGACAAATATAAGAAACAGGTGGAGGAGCAACAGCTCGAGTACAAAGCCGAGCTTGACGCCTGGGTCAAGGTAGGACGTTTGGAAAATCATTTGGAGCTTCAAAGAAAATACACTTTCAATTTGTGTTTATTAGTGTGACATTCGGGTTATGTATTTTTCTCTCCGTTTTGCTCTTTCCTAGTCACTTTCTCCTCAGGAGCGTGCGGTTTATAAAGAGTTCTCCTCTACGGTAAGTAATCGCTTGATATATGCGTCAGTAAATCACTTTGTAATGCAATGCGCTGCATTTTAGTGTAACATTTCCAGTCTTTATACTGATTCCCCTTTCATTGGATGGCATGCTAGTTAATTTGGTTGACTTGGCTTGTAGAGGCTGTTTTATAGCATATATTTTTCTTCCGATTCAAAATAACACGCGCGTATCTTTGGTCAAACTATCCTGACCTGAAAATGTTATTAGGGCTGCACTAATAATCATGGCTTTAAGCTTGAACATGTTTTTTCTGTGCTGTTCTCTCCTTGCACCTCCACCCCCCCTCTCTCTGCCCTCACAGAAACGGCGAAGCACAACAAAAGCACAAAGTCCTGCGGCTAAAGTCCGAGTCACCAAGGGGAAGGCGGTAGGTGCCAGACCCACGACTGTGGGTGTCGGAGGGGGCAAGCGTTCCATGGCGTACCGAGCCAAGGTAACGCCCGCTCTCTCAAGGCGAATCACTCGCACCGGCTACACAAAACCTCAGTCTTAGCTAAATGCTGTGGATTGTATGTAAAGGCTTGAATGTTTTAAGGAattgttcatccaaaaatgaaaactctgtcatgaattattccacctcgagttgttccgaacctgtataaatatctttgtttaaaaacacaaataaagatatttggaagaatgttagcaactgagacttctggggcaccattgatgACCATTAAAATGGTCGTCAAAGGTGctaaagaactgtttgttttcctaaattcttcaaagtattttcttttgtgttcaacagaacaaaaagaatTATACAAAAActctttctactatggtagtcaatggtgccccagagaTTTCAGTCGCTAACATTCTTACATATTTGTGTTGAACCAAACAaagaataaatcatgacagaattttcatttttgggtgaactgtccctttaacgttTGCAATATTTGATGTTAGGATGCGCAATAATGTGCAAAGTAGAAAGAAGTATGACTTTGGTTTCCAGCAGGACACATCAGAATCAGATGAGGATGATGATAAAACAGACTCCTCAGACTCGGACGATGAAGATGATGAATCGTCCGGCAGTACAGATAGCGATGATGACGACGACGATGAGGTTAATTTCAAATCTGCTCAAAAAACATGACAAAGCTGAGAgtcagtcatttttattttaacttgaaATTTCATGCGGTACAGAATGATGATGAAGACGACGATGACCAATCAGACGGCTCCAGCAGCTCATCATCAGAAGACAGCAGTGACTCTGAATCTGACTAACCAGTCCCATCAATCTCATAGAGGGAGCTGTGCCGGACACACCCCTTAGTAACACCCCTCCTACAAAACATGAGATGGGCCGACAGCTGTGAGCTCACAGCTTGCCGTCAACTGGCTCCCTATTTCAACAGGGCAGAAGAGAAGATGGAGTCCATCTCTCTCTCGATTATGACAGACTCAAAAGTCAGTCAgacaacttttttctttttaaggaGCTGTGTTACTTGTGTGGTAATCGCAACAATTTTTATCGCCTTATATAGGTGTGTTATTAAAATATGTGTtgactgtttgtttttgttcattttctttatttttaacttgAAAATAATATGATTTAGCTGGTTAagcttttaaacattttgacaGCATCAGGGTTGAGTTCAGAAGGGGGTGAGAGACTTTGAAATGGAGGTGATGGATCCTCCGGTTTATATTTGTTTGACTCCGCCAGTTGCTGGGCCTATGAGGGCTATATGAGCTGCTCAAGTCTTGTTTGGATCGTTCTGTTGCAGATCCTCCATAATAAATGCACTTTTTTTctcttgtatttatttgtatgttttcaaaaacaCGAGAGACTGATTTTCACATACTAGTATGTGGGTAGGAtcacacactaaaatgtactaAATAGCCTTTTGGAGAATCAAGTTTACTATTGCAGACTCAAATTAACATCAAATTTAACTtgcaaatatgtaaatgttatttgcgTATCTCAGCTATTGTAAACATTCATAGTTTTTAATCGGTTTAGTCAAACTAAAGTCTTTTAGGAGGAAAAAAGTGCAGGCTGTTCTGTCACATTAACCATATAAACCACTTTGACATTAAGACTTAAATACGGTTTCCTATTTGATGAGCTGAAAGACAATAATCTCATAAGCATCACCCTCGGTGAACCAGCGCAGTTCATCATTTCTGTTGATCAGCATAATGCTATTTTGAGGGGAAAGAACTGTCACGCTTTTATAAATGAACCTGGATGTAATGCCTTCTCATTTTTTCTGCCGGTGTCAGATTTCCATTTATAAGTTGTTAAGCATTCCCAGTTCCTGCCATTAGCTCTGAGGTTGTGTGCTTGCTGGATTCCCTCCTCCGGCCCCCCTCTTGCCCACATGCTTGATTCTCGCTTCCTGTCCAGCAGCTCCAGATGGGGCAGATCAATGCGCACATTCCAGCCTCAATGCAACTGTAGCGGCATGTGATTTCGCCCGTAATGTCCCAGCGCTGGATACAGCACAATGCAGTGAATATGGTGCGATCTGGAAACACGGAGCTCTCCGCACAATTTACTTTGCCGTTACTTTTGAAACTGCTATTACGGGGTGAAACCGCAGCGGTCTCGGTAAGTTATAAGGCGTGGCTTTCCCCCCGAATAGCTAAATTTGTTTCATGTCTCGTGATGAACGTGGTGTCAGGAGAAAATAATTATAAACTCCAGCAGAGGCACACTGCTTTGTGATATTTTTCTGCAAGAAAACAATGCGAATCCCATGTAAGTTTGGGTGGTTTAATTAGTTGCAAATCAAAAAATAGATGTTGGATGTTATGCTTCTCCACGCACTGATGATGATGCATTTGTATTGTCTAAACTCGAAGGCTGTTTTATTGAGGTGACTACAGAGCCATGAGGTCCTCATCCTCGCGTTTATCGAGTTTTTCCTCCAGGGATTCCTTATGGAGCCGGTGAGTTGCTCTTCTGTGCTATTTCACTAAGTACTCCATCTGCACATCATATGTGCCCTTGCTTCCAGTCAATAGGAAAGAGTTTAGTCTGCTTCTACATGTGCAAAGTTTTAGAAAACTTGATTTACATTAGAGTAATCCAGTTATTTTAGTGCAAacctattttcattttaatgctgtttaaaacaacacatttagcCTATTTGGCGAATATTGCTGCAGTTCTTAAAAGGCACATTAGAGACAACAGAATATTTTGTATGCCAGTTGTTATATGTTTTGACTTTTCGATAGCACTATATGACGTTTAGAACCTAAATTTAGCGAACTCATATTGCATTGCAATGATTTCTAGCTCCAGAGCATGTAACATCGGTTCTGTAGGTGTACTTCAAATATCGAAAATAGTTCACTTGACTACACAAGGCTGCAAAAGCGAACCTCGCCATCGCGCTCCTCTCTGACGCATGCGCAGTGTTTACGCTTGTTTATTCCGTCATCGCTGGTGGGAGGAGATGAGCGTGCGTGCACGCGCTGGTGTCAGGGAGCGCACAGACCGTCAGGACGCCGGGGAAAACGGAGCAAAGAGAAAAGGAAAACAGAATGAAACCGCTTTCGACACCGGAACAACAGTAATTCAAGGAAATACTTAAAACAGATCCTGTACAGCATTTTAAAGCTGAATTTTGAAGGTAGGGCATATTAAAACAGCATCGCATCTTACAATTGGCCAGAACAAGGGGAGCCGTTTTTATGTAGATGCAAGTGGATCATTAAGACAAGGGAAGACGTGGAAATTACACGCGACGGTCATCTCTAGGGACAGGAATTGCATAGTCAGTGAAGGAAACGCCACTGCCACACTATTGACTAAGTTTAGTTGAATTTTACCATTCAACCTCACCCCAACAGAGACATCGCTGCGTTCCTGACCAACCCTATCTAATTAATGGTGCTATTGTGATTTTTCTCCCCTCCATTTTTATTGGGCGACTGTGTTGTTAAGGATGCCGGATCAGATCTCCGTGTCCGAGTTTCTCTCGGAGACGACGGAGGATTACAATTCCCCCACGACATCAAGCTTCACCACCCGCCTGCAGAGCTGTCGGAACACGGTCAACGTCCTGGAGGAGGTAAGGCCGCTATATTACCGTTATATGAGGGAGGATCAACTGACACTGTTGTGCACGGCAGGCATGAATGTACACAGCCCATGGGAATGTATTTAACGCTCACCTGTGCATTATATTCCCTCTCGAGTCGCTATTTTAAAGGTCCGGCTGGTCTTCGGTTGCATGTAGTTCAGTGGATGTGGATTTACAGTACATAATAGCAAATGCGGCGCTGGTTGGCATGCGGAATAGCAGTCATGTCTATTGTTAACGATTATACGTGTAACTATTACAATCTTTTGGGGATGTTATGTCACATCCTTTTTGATGGACTTTCAAATTAACTGTTCACAGGCTATCTTACTCTAATTCTCTCTTTGCTCATGTTTACAATTTTATCTATAACATGGAATAACGGTgcacctcctttgaagtctactGCGTATGGGTTGATaatacaaatgcattttttttcttttataacatTACAGTCACGTGAAAAGAGATCAGCTGGACTTGCTGCTTATTGATTTGGTTGTCCGCCTGTTTGCCTACTTTAACAAAATCGTGATATCGCCTGTTAGTAAAATTCGTCTATTGATGAAATCGGTGATGAAATACAAACAGAGGTCAGGGCAGaattttaggattttttttatcgTCAGGCAAATTTATCTGTGTGAGATTTGAGATTGTACACCAGTTTATACATGCACAAGTAGTATAATTATATCAAACTCagataatgaataaaaaagcaacaaatGCATTGGAACAGAAGTGAAGACAGATGGGCCAATGGCACCCATGACCTAGATGTCTGTGCattgattattattatgttttcagATGCACTAGCAGAGTGAATAAAATCCAAAATTATGAGGAAAAATGTGGGACTGCATTTAAGCATGAACTTTTCttttatgcaatatttgtgtatgTTCATCTTTAATTTACCAAAACCTTCTAAATCACAGAATCAGACCCTGTATCCATTATACAATATCATGTCCGTTATGCATTTTCTCATATTATTTGCACTCTTTGATGTTTTCAAGAAGGAAACATGAGACGCAGCCAGTTGTGCTTCCCTAATTCTCAAAGAGCAGAAATCCCACAAGTCATGCCAGCATCTCTCATCCTCCAAGGAGCTGAGATTTGTGATGATGTGCTAAGAATAGTTTGTGTAACAAGGAGAGGTTATTCTcttgagcagagagagagagagagaggattaaCCTACTTAAACATGGGCCAGTGAACACCTGACTTGCCAAGATGACACAGAGCTGTGCAGGCAGATGAAGGGGCTTCCTCTTGCTATGCCACACAGCCCACTCTCTACTGacataatgttttattaatggcCAAAAAAGCAACAGCGATCCTCAGATGACTCCAGGAGACGTGAACATTACCACCATGAATTAGCAATGTCTCGGTTAGTGATAGGAGCCATTGTGAGGCAGAATTAATGGGAGGTGAATGAACAGTCCTCTGAATAATACACATGGGCAAGCAAGCCGTATTTTTTACGAAGGTGTCGAGGAAGTGCACCGGAACCTCAGGGTGGGTTGTGTTAAAGAGCACATTAGTGGTTTTAGCTAATGACGTTTCCAGTGATCTGGAGAGACTTCTCAGTGCTGGATCAGAAAATCATACTGTCTGTCTCAGTTTTGGCAGCTACAccttttggatttttttacagcatCACCCTGAAGACTGTTTAAGTACTAGCATTTAGCACTACACCTCCCTTGAGGTCTTC
Encoded here:
- the ubtfl gene encoding upstream binding transcription factor, like isoform X1; amino-acid sequence: MNGSTSVSSSQTGRIKSETAVDTWSKEDCLTLLERIRSLLPEGDGMKYKTTESHFDWEKVGFGGFTGEMCKQKWQKVSTEVRKYRTMTEVIFDAIEYVKNPYKGKKLKTHPDFPKKPLTPYFRFFMEKRAKYAKIHPEMSNLDLTKILSKKYKELPEKKKIKYIQEFQSEKEEFEKNMARFKEDHPDLIEERKKSDLPEKPKTPQQLWYNHEKKTYMKIHPDVSPKELKEALRRQWSQLPDKKRLKWISRALELQKHYEETMRAYLEAHPEVNSEEHVKSVLTKAERQLKDKFDGRPTKPPPNGYSLYCAELMVNMKDVPSTERMVLCSKQWKLMTQREKDMFQKRCEQKKKQYEIDLQRFIESLPEEERDRVLSEEKLGGNKLNLAGVGSPLRAKSPSVKDRCRDPELDQWMLAKDKRDGKKKPRLPETPKTPEEMWQQSVIGDYLAKYRNDRKKAQNAMEAAWKAMEKKEKIPWIKKAAEDQKRYEVQYRTVRELLETRTVLPGQGQRKPKFDGEPKKPPVSGYQMFSQELLTSGELNHFSLKERMVEIGKRWHKLNQSQKDKYKKQVEEQQLEYKAELDAWVKSLSPQERAVYKEFSSTKRRSTTKAQSPAAKVRVTKGKAVGARPTTVGVGGGKRSMAYRAKQDTSESDEDDDKTDSSDSDDEDDESSGSTDSDDDDDDENDDEDDDDQSDGSSSSSSEDSSDSESD
- the ubtfl gene encoding upstream binding transcription factor, like isoform X3, giving the protein MNGSTSVSSSQTGRIKSETAVDTWSKEDCLTLLERIRSLLPEGDGMKYKTTESHFDWEKVGFGGFTGEMCKQKWQKVSTEVRKYRTMTEVIFDAIEYVKNPYKGKKLKTHPDFPKKPLTPYFRFFMEKRAKYAKIHPEMSNLDLTKILSKKYKELPEKKKIKYIQEFQSEKEEFEKNMARFKEDHPDLIEERKKSDLPEKPKTPQQLWYNHEKKTYMKIHPDVSPKELKEALRRQWSQLPDKKRLKWISRALELQKHYEETMRAYLEAHPEVNSEEHVKSVLTKAERQLKDKFDGRPTKPPPNGYSLYCAELMVNMKDVPSTERMVLCSKQWKLMTQREKDMFQKRCEQKKKQYEIDLQRFIESLPEEERDRVLSEEKLGGNKLNLAGVGSPLRAKSPSVKDRCRDPELDQWMLAKDKRDGKKKPRLPETPKTPEEMWQQSVIGDYLAKYRNDRKKAQNAMEAAWKAMEKKEKIPWIKKAAEDQKRYERELLETRTVLPGQGQRKPKFDGEPKKPPVSGYQMFSQELLTSGELNHFSLKERMVEIGKRWHKLNQSQKDKYKKQVEEQQLEYKAELDAWVKSLSPQERAVYKEFSSTKRRSTTKAQSPAAKVRVTKGKAVGARPTTVGVGGGKRSMAYRAKQDTSESDEDDDKTDSSDSDDEDDESSGSTDSDDDDDDENDDEDDDDQSDGSSSSSSEDSSDSESD
- the ubtfl gene encoding upstream binding transcription factor, like isoform X4, whose amino-acid sequence is MNGSTSVSSSQTGRIKSETAVDTWSKEDCLTLLERIRSLLPEGDGMKYKTTESHFDWEKVGFGGFTGEMCKQKWQKVSTEVRKYRTMTEVIFDAIEYVKNPYKGKKLKTHPDFPKKPLTPYFRFFMEKRAKYAKIHPEMSNLDLTKILSKKYKELPEKKKIKYIQEFQSEKEEFEKNMARFKEDHPDLIEERKKSDLPEKPKTPQQLWYNHEKKTYMKIHPDVSPKELKEALRRQWSQLPDKKRLKWISRALELQKHYEETMRAYLEAHPEVNSEEHVKSVLTKAERQLKDKFDGRPTKPPPNGYSLYCAELMVNMKDVPSTERMVLCSKQWKLMTQREKDMFQKRCEQKKKQYEIDLQRFIESLPEEERDRVLSEEKLGGNKLNLAGVGSPLRAKSPSVKDRCRDPELDQWMLAKDKRDGKKKPRLPETPKTPEEMWQQSVIGDYLAKYRNDRKKAQNAMEAAWKAMEKKEKIPWIKKAAEDQKRYEVQYRTVRELLETRTVLPGQGQRKPKFDGEPKKPPVSGYQMFSQELLTSGELNHFSLKERMVEIGKRWHKLNQSQKDKYKKQVEEQQLEYKAELDAWVKSLSPQERAVYKEFSSTKRRSTTKAQSPAAKVRVTKGKAQDTSESDEDDDKTDSSDSDDEDDESSGSTDSDDDDDDENDDEDDDDQSDGSSSSSSEDSSDSESD
- the ubtfl gene encoding upstream binding transcription factor, like isoform X5, yielding MNGSTSVSSSQTGRIKSETAVDTWSKEDCLTLLERIRSLLPEGDGMKYKTTESHFDWEKVGFGGFTGEMCKQKWQKVSTEVRKYRTMTEVIFDAIEYVKNPYKGKKLKTHPDFPKKPLTPYFRFFMEKRAKYAKIHPEMSNLDLTKILSKKYKELPEKKKIKYIQEFQSEKEEFEKNMARFKEDHPDLIEERKKSDLPEKPKTPQQLWYNHEKKTYMKIHPDVSPKELKEALRRQWSQLPDKKRLKWISRALELQKHYEETMRAYLEAHPEVNSEEHVKSVLTKAERQLKDKFDGRPTKPPPNGYSLYCAELMVNMKDVPSTERMVLCSKQWKLMTQREKDMFQKRCEQKKKQYEIDLQRFIESLPEEERDRVLSEEKLGGNKLNLAGVGSPLRAKSPSVKDRCRDPELDQWMLAKDKRDGKKKPRLPETPKTPEEMWQQSVIGDYLAKYRNDRKKAQNAMEAAWKAMEKKEKIPWIKKAAEDQKRYEVQYRTVRELLETRTVLPGQGQRKPKFDGEPKKPPVSGYQMFSQELLTSGELNHFSLKERMVEIGKRWHKLNQSQKDKYKKQVEEQQLEYKAELDAWVKSLSPQERAVYKEFSSTKRRSTTKAQSPAAKVRVTKGKADTSESDEDDDKTDSSDSDDEDDESSGSTDSDDDDDDENDDEDDDDQSDGSSSSSSEDSSDSESD
- the ubtfl gene encoding upstream binding transcription factor, like isoform X2, whose protein sequence is MNGSTSVSSSQTGRIKSETAVDTWSKEDCLTLLERIRSLLPEGDGMKYKTTESHFDWEKVGFGGFTGEMCKQKWQKVSTEVRKYRTMTEVIFDAIEYVKNPYKGKKLKTHPDFPKKPLTPYFRFFMEKRAKYAKIHPEMSNLDLTKILSKKYKELPEKKKIKYIQEFQSEKEEFEKNMARFKEDHPDLIEERKKSDLPEKPKTPQQLWYNHEKKTYMKIHPDVSPKELKEALRRQWSQLPDKKRLKWISRALELQKHYEETMRAYLEAHPEVNSEEHVKSVLTKAERQLKDKFDGRPTKPPPNGYSLYCAELMVNMKDVPSTERMVLCSKQWKLMTQREKDMFQKRCEQKKKQYEIDLQRFIESLPEEERDRVLSEEKLGGNKLNLAGVGSPLRAKSPSVKDRCRDPELDQWMLAKDKRDGKKKPRLPETPKTPEEMWQQSVIGDYLAKYRNDRKKAQNAMEAAWKAMEKKEKIPWIKKAAEDQKRYEVQYRTVRELLETRTVLPGQGQRKPKFDGEPKKPPVSGYQMFSQELLTSGELNHFSLKERMVEIGKRWHKLNQSQKDKYKKQVEEQQLEYKAELDAWVKSLSPQERAVYKEFSSTKRRSTTKAQSPAAKVRVTKGKAVGARPTTVGVGGGKRSMAYRAKDTSESDEDDDKTDSSDSDDEDDESSGSTDSDDDDDDENDDEDDDDQSDGSSSSSSEDSSDSESD